The following is a genomic window from Rutidosis leptorrhynchoides isolate AG116_Rl617_1_P2 chromosome 8, CSIRO_AGI_Rlap_v1, whole genome shotgun sequence.
CATGCAGACCGGACTAAATGGCTTATTTACCGGCCCCATTCCTTCCTTACCGGTTATCCTCAATCCTCAAAACACTTGAAATTAACCACAAAatgttttaaaataataaaaaaaaaatattccttatttcttttattattacctGTAACTTGTGAAGGCATTGAACAAACAATTGCCCCAAAAGCAGATCTTCATCtccatttcaaattattattttctTTGCATTTCCAATCTGGCTGTCTCTTTAAAAATATCGTaatctttatttttgtttttaataaaatatataCTACTATAAAATATAAAATCCCCTTTTTTGATTATTTTATTCTTAACCCAACTTTAAAAAAAGCATATAgatctttgtgttgtttaattgttTATTCATTTGACTGCTCTTCTATTGGTTTGATGATTCAAACCTTTTAAAGCTTTGAATAGGACCTCTATCACTTTGTTTTTAGGGAAAAAAATAATATTCATTACAGTATTATTTATTTTCTTGCTTtttttcctctctctctctctctctctctctctctctctctctctctctcatattaTTGTGATGTTATTTAGTCTTTTTGACCAAAGAAAAAGGAGTGAAATCAGCTAAAGTGAATTAGACTCTATTTCTTTGAGTGACTGTGGATAAAAAATGGAATTTTTTGATGTAATGTGCTGAATTTGAGGTTGGTTTTAACTTTTATTTCATTGCCTGCCAAGTGTTTGTGAAAATGCCTGTGTGTGTATCAACTAGAGATGGGGTTAATGGGCAGGTTTTGGATCTTGACACTGCTGTTAAAGATGGTGTTTTGGGTGGTGGTATGGGTTTTGGTGGTGGGTTTGCTGATAAATTAGATCTAAATCAAATGATTGAAGAATTAGATCTACCTGAGGTTCCATCTGTGTTCATTTGCCCCATTTCACTTGACCCGATGCAAGATCCGGTTACTCTTTGTACGGGTCAAACTTATGAGCGGTCAAATATCTTGAAATGGTTCAGTATGGGTCATTTTACTTGCCCTACTACTATGCAAGAACTTTGGGATGATTCTGTCACCCCAAACAAGACCCTGCACCAGCTGATTCACACTTGGTTTTCACAAAAATATGTGCAAATGAAGAAGAAATCAGAAGATGTACAGGGCAGTGCATCTGAGATTttggatacaattaaaaaggttaagGGTCAAGCTCGGGTCAAATCATTAAAGGAGCTCCGGCAAATTGTAACCAATCATGTTACAGCTAGAAAAAGTGTGGTTGATAAAGGTGGAGTAAGTGTTCTTACATCTTTATTAGGTCCTTACACTTCTCATGCTATTGGTTCTGAGGTAGTTACAATTCTTGTTAATCTAAGTCTTGATTCATGTTCAAGGTTGAATCTTATGCAACCTGCTAAGTTTTCATTAGTGGTAGATATGTTAAATGAAGGTTCAATTGAAACAAAGATCAATTGTACTAAATTGATACAAacattaatggaagatgatgattttcAAGTTGAAATTGTGTCTAGCCATAGTTTATTGGTTGCTATAATGAGATTAATTAGAGACAGAAGACACACAAATGGGATTTTACCAGGGTTAAGGTTACTCAAATCGATTTGTTCGCATATACAAGTTATATCATTGATTGTTAACATTGGGGCTGTACCTCAATTGGTTGAATTGTTACCCAAATTAAATCCTGAATGTTTGGAAATAGCTTTGTTCATATTGGAAGCTGTTTCAAGTGTAAAAGAAGGTAGATTAGCATTGAGCAGCTGTTCAAATACAATACCGAATACGGTTAGAGTTATAATGAGGGTGTCTGAAAGTTGCACACAACTTGCATTGTCCATTTTATGGTCAATTTGTAAACTTGCACCTGAAGAATATTCGTCGGTTGCAGTTGATGTTGGTCTTGCAGCAAAATTGTTGCTTGTAATTCAAAGTGGTTGTGACCCGTTACTAAAACAACGGTCAGCTGAATTATTGAAGCTATGCAGTTTGAATTATACCGATTCAATCTTTATATCTAAGTGCAAGCTGACAAGAACAATTAGGTGAAGGAAAATGGTATTGAATCTTGATTGACCAATAACAGAATCACCATCAAGCCGAGTGATTAAAAAAATGTGAAAAAATGGTGAATTATTGTATATAATTGATTGATGAACTTCGGTTTCGAGCGAAAAGATGGTCAAGCTTGGAGTTTGTTTGCAATCACAATTGTAATTGATAATCATTAGTAGTCTCCAATCTTTCATTTGGCTTTGTTGAATTACCATGGGTAAAAATCATCTTTTttgttcaattttttttctttctcttttttatCCTTTCATATATCATTTAAGTTTTGGAATATATCTCTACTACATAAATGTATTTCTTTGGTCCTATTGTTTTTGTTATATCAAGTTGTTAGTGTACTCAGAATACAATGAATGAATGAATCTGTAATTAAGTTGTATAGGTGGAATGAGCATGGAGCAAGAAGGGCCATTGTGTTTTTTGACATTAAGTTGTATAGGTGGAATGAGCATGAGGGGGGGATTGGACCCATGAAAAGCTGTTTACTTCAAATCAAAATGATGACctaaaaatgaaaagatagttgAAAGAGCTTTCACAATAATTCGATATGACATATCCGTATAGATTTAGAATACAAAATGTCTGGTAGTAGTCTATTAGATTTTGATAGGCTTATTATTGGAGTCACGTTTATTCAAATATCGACTTCATGAAATTAATCAATTAATTATCCAGTACCAAACTTACGAAAAGGAAATACACTTCACAAACCACGAGTTTGCAATGATGCTCTGCTTTTTATACGTTaaagtaatattatattttatatctaTGTACTTTTATTTAACTAAATTACTCTCTTACTCATTGCATTTCTTGTATGCTAATGCTCTCTTCTTCCACTAAAAGACTTACAATTTCTGCCTTAATTTCCATTCCCACTTTGCTTCCTCATCAAAGACAATGTCTCGACTTACAACAATCTTTTCCTCAACCGGATCATATAAGCAATATGTCTTTAATTCAAGGCTAATACCAAGAATACACACTTATGACTTCGATTATCAAGCTTGGTTCTCAATTGTGTAGGTATGTGAATGAAACCCACGCAACTAAAACCTCAAAAATGGTTAACACTTGGCTTTGTGCGTGTCTGTAACTTCTTAGGAACCTTGTCATCTGAAATGCGACTTAGACATCTCTTAAGTACAAAACATGCCCATTAGCTGCGATCAAGCAATATCCATGTGATATCGCCCTAAAAGTCGGTTTCGTTTGTCACGGAATGAGGTCAACGGGGCGAGTCCCAAAAGAAGGACCGGTTGATCTTTTACCCATAAGTGTGGAGCCTAAATCTACTTTATCTTTTCTTACGGTAGAAAGAGTAAGTATGACCTATGATCGTGTTTTTAAATAATTATGCGAATTGAATCTTAATTATAAATTGTCTTTGATTAACTTAACTGAGTAGAAAGATAGGATTTATATTATGTCCTAATCGTAATCGTAGGATAAGTAAAGTTGAGGAATATTCGGAGAATGCAGATCGATGAGATGTTGACTATGATATATGCTTAGGCTAATGAAAGGTAGTTATGATATAAAAGCATTAATCAGGGTAGTCTCGACATCTATCGGATGAGTCAATCATGCAAGCCTATCGGTCTTTTAGCCCTAGAGTTGTCTAGAGGCAAAGGAGGATATGTCACTATGGTTGCATTATCGAAGTATAACTAAACGTCATAGGTTATCTTAAGTGAATTTACTAGGTTGTGTCAACAATTatattctaatcctaaccctcattatcgATCCTTCAGTTGAATAATGACATGCCATGTTGAGTAAACATAATCACAAACAGGAGAAACCTGTCGGGTTACGTTTATATAATAGGGTTAACAAACCTATCATCATTCTACAAGAGGTTAAACTATCTtaataactagtccggaccggcccgcgcgttgcaGCGGGGGCTTTcggctgcgtattcatatttaatgtagcgttgtttatttacagaggggaacatggcccatgtgttaagcgccgttttagatgtcgttgtgttaagcgttttttaaaaagtatccgtttcgaagttagttttgttttgttaaataaatttttttgagtgtaacggtgctgtcggaaaaattcaaCTCCCGGCGAATAGAAAGATACGGGCTAtctttgtgtttagcgttttttaaaaagtgtccgtttcgaacgtggttagtttcgttttgttcataaaattatttcgagtctgacgctgccgtctgaaaattttaactcgtggcgagcgtgAAGATAcgagttgtcgttgtgtttagcgtttttttgagaagtgtccgtttcgcgtatagttagtcccgttgtgtgacgccccgtactaaatcaacatgtacggaccatcaacaacaggatcattacaaggtcaaacactatatgcgttttcaaaacaagtatgCATtcctgataaaaggtgacgtcataactaacgtcgaaagttttacatcaaaagtatgcttctatgagtagaagcaaagataatagtgcgtgacccttaggtcgttacaaatcattgtttcaaaagtattaaagtttgaatgcaagataaagtgtttcatgcggtgacatctctagtaaagcacagcggaagtctacgaggcatgactagtacaacagcggaagctagcaaccttaagcacctgagaaaaacatgcttaaaaacgtcaacacaaaggttggtgagctatagtttaagtataacagtatgtaaggtaggccacgagatttcagtgctacaaagaacgtttcaaaatagtatgataaagtatatgtttaaccgtgggcacttggtaactaacttaacgtttataaccccctgaaagtacaattggcgagtgcgtatgtttacgaagtattaaacacccgttaaaagctagcgctactagcccgagtgcggatgtcaaaccctatggatccatatctaagattcgcgttcaccggttcaaaaaccaatgactaaacgttaccgagctaaagggaatgtttatgccgttgtataacccacacatatataaagtttaagtactcgtgcctagtatgtaaaacgtaaaatgcgcatgtattctcagttcccaaaatagttaaagtaaaaaagggatgctataactcacagtggtaaagtagtagtaaagttgagtcgggaagtaagcaagtatgtaggtccggaaagtccttgatagaagtgtcgtataaattgtcgtataaaataatatggaaaaataccgattaaagatttctacacactaacgggcagtgtacccgatcgtgtagtagtatagtaaccggtttagttccgtgtatcgttccaaggacagttgtattacccaaactagaattagaaactatattatgattaactaagtaaatgaaacttaaaggtacaagttttatgttttggtggccatttaacgatttagccaaatcagagaaggttaaatgtaaaaacaatatttttggtcttttaaatttataagatgaaaataaatgcaaagaaagcaagtaagatagttttgatttaaatcaaagagatgaaatgttcatctagatattttaccctcggtattggatgtaagttttgatattaaggcctgattgaataattatgtgtgtaagttatctaataggttcactaagagttctcttgaataaacacgcaaacacaatcacaagatcaagggttcccttttcactatggttcttgtatttgtaatcaaataactattataaacatgctaatcacctaaatcgacccaccaagagttctctttagcgggtactcaaactagaattactaagtgagggttccctattacttagaccttttcatttgtgactagttgattagctagatcaaagacttgaataacaattgtctttgcgttcgctctacacaattcattcctattttgtttaaccattttaatctagtttacctcccttggtccggtttaataaacaatcaatctaagacaagttgattgtaaatcaatatgatacatcaacaagagttctctttatcaacaacatatcaattaactagatacaaatgattttaacagcaataagcatggttcttaattcaagctttaatctatcacacataatacattcaatcaataagattacatccaataccttggttattaatctagataaacattatagaaactagccaacaatcatggtaacagacaacataacaatcagattaacaactgaaatcattgttttagaacaaggaataacctacaagaacaaggagttcttggatgatgaaggttttgatctttgatgtcttgaagttgagcctcttccaagagcttggagttctccaattttgctcctaaaaatcgtctctgtactctctggttcgtaagttatgaaacagtccctcaaaacagtagttttaaagtggagaaagtaggtaaaaagcacaaaagtcggctgaaacctactacgggacggcgtctaaaaagtctggacggcgtcccgtccttaagagctagacggcgtcctataaatccaggacggcgtcctgtttcaagattctggacggcgtcctataaccccggacggcgtccagatatgctgaaatccactgtttcgctttcttttcaatcctcttttatttggacgaagcctaacaccttggaagctttgttttaccattttagagcactaaatagaccttaagttgtatcgggatcaaccaatgtcataaatcatcaaaactctttgtaaatcactcttccgatacaaatttgcgcatcttggattatcacttgtagaaacgccttcattatcctcgattctagagcattttacacgatattgcgatagatatatatgatgttattgagcaatatcaaaacaccccacacttaaaccttgcttgtcctcaagcaattctttctttacaaagtagaacaatatcaaacataatcacacaatatagattacaaacattacatgaatcactcgaagcacacgaaacacacacgttgatatgaaacacaactcacgctatatacacaatggaaataCACACTTTAATTATagcacacttttattgaaatcacacgcacgctatatacacaatggaaacacacacacacatttttgggagattagagccaagtatccgaaaaatttgaccctagggaaatcaggatcttatgaaaacgttttatggttttgaaaatatcatgctagtttttaatactatgcacgttttccgattttgatcatattttctgaatttttaaaaatgagtgcgggtttcccgctattggtcaagccaatcccacccacggtacctaacattacgagatgtcggtagaaaataatgtgctttaggaggatacacattacgtccggacatcattgacaattatgaggtaatcatctaatccgttaaatcaatcatgaagattgaggtttatcagtcttaaaagctgatattttacctttctggaggttatccttccggggatctgataaatcactaacattttgtgtatacatggtgcccccccgttttactagttaatctccctcattgagataaactttgactaccagtttccctgtttgacgttgaggcctggtagatttccagtcgatgccagtaatgacttttcaagagtttttgtcaccctacaactggtctggactacatcttctgaattgaatcagtaagtgtgtaattcggaagactttacttccttgaggatggaaaagatacatcctattggtcatatcaagtggtcggacgcaacattgtccttgttaggagaaacaatgaggaccgtccttagggttttcgatctggcgagagatccggtttccgaccacgctatacaatcaccgctctctcacggtttacactcgttttggtacaagtgacctacaagttagcttactaaactagtaggattttcattcaaataattgaatgatagtgcaacttcaaagactattaataatttaaaatgtaaaccaacatttattttctagattttaagatcataatgcgtataacatggtttttggacttttaatcgtttttaaggctacttgaaaattttaaaatttttataataaacgccttaattttagtgaaacgagttcccgataaatttctattccccaccccacacttgagatcatgcaaggccctcattgcatgaaatcagaaaaaggattaaatttagagggtaaagcgatagggtgattgtagaaattttcaatttttaacctgcaaatcgtggaacatgtagacggatgccgctgaacttactgccagcataagagcatcgtccattccgcgattatcatcatacacacatcataatatcaaatgtcgctgaacttaatgccagtctttgaagttcaatcacgctgcacaaattaacaaaccacacaatttataataaaaagaacggtgtttttacaaccacaaccattcataaatccacacaattagccagttattacaaaccaaatattgtctaaaatcacaccacacaaattaaattatctcaaaacaaagtacaaaatgatcaaaggcacgcaggcctagttatcaaacggccaaaaataattacccgaaccatctctgtacgggcgtccctatggatattcctgctcaaatctgttccgagcatcctgcaacgcagcggtagaGTTATAAATCGGATGAGGGGGAGGTGGATGTTCAGGATCCgtgtagtattggggtgtcagacgtgtcgttccatagtactgctcggggttggaataaaataactctgagttatggttattccaatcaataccataactgttccatcccgtattgtgtacttgagcaatctggcattgctccattcgttgctgactatcccacatttggttgttgtgcgtcctttgttcgttcgggctcaacctcatgttattaacactaccaaccaaactgtcccaacttgattgggacggatgccacggaacctgatcaccaacgttagtctgtgcctccattttcgcctcttcttcctgctgctgttcttgctgcacgccactgccacttgcgccacctgcgccacctgcctcaaaaggtaccaaatgcccatttctatctttcataagaatttcagcattaatataagaaaccttttttaatggtttcatgacgttcgTATACTCCTGTAATCTGCTAAAATCTATGTTAAAATGTTGAGCAagtcgggtgatgtagtggcctcccagaagtggcttctaTTGCCGTGTCTCAGTAGcaatggccaggaaataattaccgatcaacccaggaatgtcagtatagcaaccccgctttatttggtccataatccataaatccaacgttttcactttctagtgaccctcaaccctcgcattaaaagtgcatgagataagtctatgaagcagtttatcatcccgggctgcgatttcgttgtacctgtgcctGCTTGATCTAAATTGTGCAGCCGCATTCGGCCTACAAATCCTTCGCCAATAAGAAACATCACTAAATTCATGCCGGCAAACATAATCGGATGcccgcaagtattcacctaactgggtatcggtgagttcctcaaaaatacccaaaactcggcattgctcaaaactacttatacccctgtactcaccccctaaacgaaatcgaagaaagtcatttgacaaataatcgctgacattgttaaaccgcacagttgagtagaattctttaagcagcaccggataaattggttcgttgatgctgaaaacttgctcccaagcgtgggtgactactctaccgtaggggatggcgagtaagttagaaacatggcggcgcatacccgcctcttccaatgggccccagataaaataccaagtggcattaataggcctacggtttatcgtctcaaatgtttctgtgtagtcttagtcgttttgaacctgtgtcaaccaaactcgaggatcatttcgatcctcctcttcttcttctcctgacgatgacgatgaatgatgttgctgttgtggtggtggttgtcgtggtggagccaaacctgctgtccttcctctctttgccggtcctcctcggcttgactgtccctgcaaaacattaacaccagaccaaaagaacatagaaaccgttgtgttaatgttagctaaaacataaccgggtagcaagagaacttaatcattccatttcaagttcataagtattatgactcatttaagcaaaagcgtatgttcacaattttaaaccaaagtcaactatagtcaacataaacccgttaataacttttcaaaaatgaaaatcacaacttcacaatgtagcatcaacttatgactcaaggattcaagcatgttgtgttataggttataacatttaaatttgcattctaatgatattcatcacaaatcataacacatttttcgcaattttagttcaaatgacctattataacatcatacattatggcattccattccatcaatttacttcaacaggcccatacaaatgaaaatcaagcatacatacttcataagttcattacaattcaacaatatgctaaaaaattcaagaacattcaaaaatgacccggccaatttgacatcaatatcaccaacacaattaaatacttcacaagattcattaacatcatacacaaactcaacatcatgaactaatcaccctaaattcggattcaaattccacaaaccctaaaatcatgaacaaacccttaaaagcatgtaatctttgcaaaataaacgcattatgggcaattaaactactaaggcatgttaatattaacaataatcatgcaaatcaaacaccccacacttatccttcaccaatttatagatataaacatacaattcaagtaattgataaagaaaagtgtaaaaatggagtatccataccctagaaaacatgatttgaagtttggatttgaagaagaaatcgcgaaattgaggtagaaattagggtttttggagagtgtttcgtgtttggcagagagaaatggataaaaatgtgtttttgtggttaagaaatgggttggataggtatttaaaacgtattttttttctgagtcagtcactctagacggcgtccagaaaggaggacggcgtccaggtatttaaatggggacggcgtctagcaaaagaggacggcgtccaggtctttaaatggggacggcgtccaggaaaatgggacggcgtccaggtctttaaatggggacgacgtccaggaaaatgggacggcgtccgattgcactaaaactcactgacctgtttttctgagtcgcgcgtgtttaaaggccaaacgtaaatcattttgtaccaaactaaaatttatcgtgcacacatttcaaacctatttacaattgtgaaccattttttaacgagtcgttcaccaaactcgtccccattttgatttatgctttgttcttgaagttgaggctaacctcatcctcaatttctaggggaccatcaacatagtgtttgacccggtggccattcactttaaaagtatcacccttccagttcaccatttcaattgtaccataagggtacacctttctaaccATAAATGGTCctgtccatcgggacttaagctttcctggtgataacttgaaacgggaattgtaaacaaggacacgatctccttccatgaattcttttggatgtttcaatcttttgtcgtgccattgtttggttttttctttgtaaattagagagttgtcataggcttcgagcctcaactcgtctaattcgtttagttgggtcaaacgtaaccgacccgcttcttggtaatccaaattgcatgcccttagtgcccaatgcgctttgtgttcaatctccaacgggagatggcatgctttttcgtataccatacggaaaggagttgttccaattggtgttttgtaggccgtgcgaaaggcccacaatgcatcgtttaacttgattgaccactcttttggatttgcaccaacggtcttttcaagtatgcgttttaatgaccggttggtgttttctacttgcccacttgtctggggatgataggatgttgaaattttatggattactccatatctcttcaacaccttttccaattgcttattgcaaaagtgggtgccccggtcacttataagagcttttggcatgccaaacctagagaaaagttccatcaaaaagtttaccacaactcggccatcatttgttggtagaggttttgcctccgcccatttggaaacataatctatggcaacaagtatgtataggtaagaatgagattttggaaagggccccataaagtcaattccccaaacaccgaacacctcgcatacttggatgctttgttgaggcatttcatcccgtttagtgatttgaccggcccgttggcacgcgtcacaagccttacaaacagtgtaggcatctttgaatattgtaggccaatagaaaccggcctcgtaaactttcctccccatgatttggggaccaaagtgcccacctgttggaccaaggtgacagtcaagcagaatttcggtgcattctttccccgaaacacaccgacgaataattccatccgcacatcgcctaaatagataagggtcttcccaaaaatagtattttaggtcactaaagaatttctttcttttctgatgtgaccaaccggtttctaggaatccacccgcaagatagttggcta
Proteins encoded in this region:
- the LOC139862222 gene encoding U-box domain-containing protein 30-like codes for the protein MPVCVSTRDGVNGQVLDLDTAVKDGVLGGGMGFGGGFADKLDLNQMIEELDLPEVPSVFICPISLDPMQDPVTLCTGQTYERSNILKWFSMGHFTCPTTMQELWDDSVTPNKTLHQLIHTWFSQKYVQMKKKSEDVQGSASEILDTIKKVKGQARVKSLKELRQIVTNHVTARKSVVDKGGVSVLTSLLGPYTSHAIGSEVVTILVNLSLDSCSRLNLMQPAKFSLVVDMLNEGSIETKINCTKLIQTLMEDDDFQVEIVSSHSLLVAIMRLIRDRRHTNGILPGLRLLKSICSHIQVISLIVNIGAVPQLVELLPKLNPECLEIALFILEAVSSVKEGRLALSSCSNTIPNTVRVIMRVSESCTQLALSILWSICKLAPEEYSSVAVDVGLAAKLLLVIQSGCDPLLKQRSAELLKLCSLNYTDSIFISKCKLTRTIR